Proteins from a genomic interval of Chromatiales bacterium 21-64-14:
- a CDS encoding protein-export chaperone SecB, translating into MTDNTDPQGDHAAQQQLSLHRIYLRDASFEAPGGQQALANGHPPEINMQLTTNVQELGDDTFEVVLNVTVTAATEDKPVFLVEVQQAGLFGVTGFNPPEMGALLGSYCPNVLYAFAREAIADLVAKGGFPQLLLAPVNFDAMYAQHLQQQQVGAQGQAAH; encoded by the coding sequence ATGACTGATAATACAGATCCGCAGGGCGACCACGCTGCCCAACAGCAGCTTTCCCTGCACCGGATTTATCTGCGGGACGCGTCCTTCGAAGCCCCCGGCGGGCAGCAAGCCCTCGCTAACGGACACCCGCCGGAAATCAACATGCAGTTGACCACCAATGTCCAGGAACTGGGGGACGATACCTTTGAAGTCGTGCTGAACGTGACGGTCACGGCTGCCACGGAGGACAAGCCCGTGTTTCTCGTGGAGGTCCAGCAAGCCGGTCTGTTCGGCGTCACCGGATTCAATCCACCGGAAATGGGCGCGTTGCTGGGCAGCTACTGTCCGAACGTGTTGTACGCGTTTGCGCGCGAGGCCATCGCGGATCTGGTCGCCAAGGGCGGTTTCCCGCAGTTGTTACTGGCGCCGGTGAACTTCGACGCCATGTATGCCCAGCACCTGCAACAGCAGCAAGTCGGGGCCCAAGGGCAGGCCGCCCACTAG
- a CDS encoding dihydroorotate dehydrogenase B catalytic subunit, translated as MTSAGPSPLAVDFCGLTFTTPLVLLSGCVGFGDEYTRVEGFSHRDVGAVCLKGTTGEPRLGLAPHRLWETPMGMLNAIGLQNPGVDRVVREILPQLDFSATRYIANVSGSTVEEYVQVTRRFDDSPIDAIELNISCPNVREGGVVFGNDPIMSARVVEACRAVTSKPLITKLSPNQTDIANNARRCIEAGTDAFAVINTLMGMAVDIERRVPVLANLQGGLSGSAIKPIALLKVYQVHQVCQKHGIPIIGQGGITTPEDALEFLIAGATAVGIGTALFYDPLACPRINAGITAYLERHGLASVAALRGTLQMPGAPLPCSG; from the coding sequence ATCACAAGCGCCGGACCCAGCCCGCTGGCGGTGGATTTCTGCGGGTTGACGTTCACCACGCCACTGGTGCTGCTCTCCGGCTGCGTCGGCTTCGGCGATGAGTATACCCGGGTGGAGGGATTCTCCCACCGGGACGTGGGCGCAGTGTGCCTGAAAGGCACCACCGGCGAACCACGCCTCGGCCTCGCCCCGCACCGGCTGTGGGAAACACCCATGGGCATGCTCAACGCCATCGGCCTGCAGAACCCCGGAGTCGACCGGGTGGTCCGCGAGATCCTGCCGCAGCTGGACTTCAGCGCGACCCGGTACATCGCCAACGTATCCGGGTCCACGGTGGAGGAATATGTCCAGGTCACCCGCCGTTTCGACGACTCGCCCATCGACGCCATCGAGCTCAACATCTCTTGCCCCAACGTCCGGGAGGGGGGCGTGGTTTTCGGCAACGACCCGATCATGTCCGCGCGGGTCGTGGAGGCATGCCGCGCCGTAACGTCCAAACCCCTGATTACCAAACTCTCACCGAACCAGACCGACATCGCGAACAACGCGCGTCGCTGCATCGAGGCGGGTACCGATGCCTTCGCGGTCATCAACACACTGATGGGGATGGCGGTCGATATCGAGCGCCGCGTTCCGGTTCTTGCCAACCTCCAGGGGGGTCTGTCCGGATCCGCGATCAAACCGATTGCGCTGCTGAAGGTCTACCAAGTCCATCAAGTGTGCCAAAAGCATGGCATTCCCATCATCGGCCAAGGGGGCATCACCACGCCCGAGGACGCCCTGGAATTCCTGATCGCCGGCGCTACAGCGGTGGGAATCGGCACCGCATTGTTCTACGATCCCCTGGCCTGTCCGCGCATCAACGCGGGAATCACCGCCTATCTGGAACGCCACGGCCTGGCGAGTGTGGCGGCATTGCGGGGGACCCTGCAGATGCCCGGAGCGCCCCTTCCCTGCAGCGGCTAA
- a CDS encoding tRNA (uridine(34)/cytosine(34)/5-carboxymethylaminomethyluridine(34)-2'-O)-methyltransferase TrmL (member of the SPOUT superfamily of RNA methyltransferases) produces MFHVVLYQPEIPPNTGNIIRLCVNAGAALHLIRPLGFDLSDRRLRRAGLDYREWAAIEEYADLSTFQARVAPRRIFACSTRGGRSYTRVQYETGDALLFGPETRGLPGPVLEQFAPDHTLRIPMVPGSRSLNLSNAVAVVLFEAWRQTGFAGCAPAGG; encoded by the coding sequence ATGTTCCATGTCGTGCTCTACCAGCCGGAGATACCACCCAACACCGGTAACATCATCCGCCTGTGCGTCAACGCGGGGGCTGCCCTGCATCTCATCCGCCCGTTGGGCTTCGATCTCTCGGACCGCCGGCTGCGCCGCGCCGGACTGGATTACCGGGAATGGGCGGCGATCGAGGAGTACGCCGACCTGAGCACGTTCCAGGCGCGGGTGGCCCCGCGGCGGATCTTTGCCTGCTCCACCCGGGGGGGACGGTCCTATACGCGGGTCCAATACGAAACCGGTGACGCGTTGCTTTTCGGACCCGAGACCCGTGGGCTCCCGGGCCCGGTGCTGGAGCAGTTCGCGCCCGATCACACGCTCCGCATCCCCATGGTGCCCGGCAGCCGGAGCCTCAATCTCTCCAACGCGGTGGCGGTGGTTCTCTTCGAGGCGTGGCGCCAGACTGGATTCGCCGGCTGCGCCCCGGCCGGCGGGTGA
- a CDS encoding glycerol-3-phosphate dehydrogenase, with translation MHVNRRTAATIAVLGAGSWGTALALALARDGGPTRLWGRDGAHMEELQRTRRNERYLPGFPFPDHLTIRSSLADTAQGADLILVAVPCRGFRATLEQLARIRLEGTVVGWATKGLEPGTGKLLHEVAEEVLGPGITGAVISGPTFAREVAAGLPAAVTVASRNPAVTHTVAERLHHPSLRAYTSDDVVGVELGGAVKNALAIAAGIADGLGFGANARAALITRGLAEMIRLGEPLGGQRDTFIGLAGLGDLVLTCTDNQSRNRRVGLALARGATVEQALQEIGQVVEGVPVARELVRRARAAQVEIPITEQVYRVLFEGLPPRDAVRALLVREQKAEHP, from the coding sequence ATGCACGTGAATCGACGGACCGCCGCTACGATCGCCGTACTGGGAGCGGGCTCCTGGGGCACCGCGCTGGCACTCGCGCTGGCCCGCGACGGGGGCCCTACCCGGCTATGGGGCCGCGACGGCGCTCACATGGAAGAATTGCAACGCACGCGCCGCAACGAACGCTATCTGCCGGGTTTCCCCTTCCCCGATCATCTCACGATCCGCAGCAGCCTTGCCGACACCGCGCAGGGGGCGGACCTGATCCTGGTGGCGGTACCCTGCCGCGGGTTCCGGGCAACCCTGGAGCAGTTGGCCCGGATTCGCCTGGAAGGCACCGTGGTGGGCTGGGCCACCAAGGGCTTGGAGCCGGGTACCGGAAAACTGCTCCATGAAGTAGCCGAGGAAGTGCTCGGCCCCGGGATCACGGGCGCCGTGATATCGGGTCCGACTTTCGCGCGCGAGGTGGCCGCCGGCCTGCCGGCGGCGGTAACAGTTGCCTCCCGGAACCCCGCGGTCACCCATACCGTCGCCGAGCGACTGCACCACCCCAGTCTCCGCGCCTACACCAGCGATGACGTGGTGGGTGTAGAGCTTGGCGGCGCGGTCAAGAATGCACTGGCTATCGCCGCAGGCATCGCCGACGGCCTCGGGTTCGGCGCGAACGCCCGGGCCGCGCTGATCACCCGCGGGCTGGCGGAAATGATCCGACTGGGCGAACCCCTCGGCGGGCAGCGCGATACGTTCATCGGGCTCGCGGGTCTCGGCGACCTGGTGCTCACCTGCACCGATAATCAATCCCGCAACCGTCGCGTCGGCCTGGCCCTCGCGCGCGGCGCCACCGTGGAACAAGCGCTGCAGGAAATCGGTCAAGTGGTGGAAGGGGTGCCCGTCGCGCGGGAACTGGTGCGGCGCGCCCGTGCCGCACAGGTGGAGATACCCATCACGGAGCAGGTATATCGGGTACTCTTCGAGGGCCTGCCTCCCCGGGACGCGGTGCGCGCCCTCCTGGTTCGGGAACAGAAGGCGGAGCATCCATAG